The following is a genomic window from Streptomyces lincolnensis.
GCGGCCCACGCCGGCCCGTGCCGCCACCTCCTCGAGGGTGGGCCGGCCACCGCTCCGGCCCCGTGCTCCGTGGCCCATGGCTCCGCCTTCCCGCCGTAGTCTTGACGCTGGCCTGGAATTTAACAGTCCCACCGGCCGGTGTGGCCGTCGCGGGGGCCTGCCGACCCCGGACCGCGACCGTCGGCCAGAACGGTCAGGTCCGTGCTTTCCGGACTCGCCGCGTCCTCTTGGCCGTGGCTGAATCCTTCTCACACCGTTCCAGTTAACAGCCCGATAACTGAACGCATCTCTTCGCTCGCAGTCCCTTGACACCCTCGCTCGGACCGACGAACCTTCAACACATCACGAGTGGGAGCGCTCCCACGGTACCTGACACATACACATCCCGCACGTTCCCCGCCCGAGCCGCAGCTAGAACTAACGGGCCCAACAACGCAGTTGGCCGGGGGGTCGGCACGTCAGGGCAACAGGAGGACGCAATGCGAGCACGTACCCGATCCGCCCGCAGGGTGGTGGTCCTCGCGGCCGTCGCGTCGCTGGGCACCGGGCTGCTGGCCGGCTGTGCCGACGACGGCAAGGACGAGGACAGTTCGTCCCAGGGCGGTGGCGGCGGCAAGACCAAGATCTCCCTGGGGCTGTTCGGCAGCTTCGGCTTCGAGGAGGCCGGTCTCTACGCCGAGTACGAGAAGCTGAACCCGAAGATCGACGTTCAGCAGACCGTGATCGAGCGGAACGAGAACTACTACCCGCCGCTGGTCAACCACCTCACGACCGACAGTGGCCTCCAGGACATCCAGGGCGTCGAGGTCGGCAACATCAACGAGGTCGCGAACAACTACGCGGACAAGCTGGTGGACCTCTCCAAGTACGGCAAGGAGAGCGACTACCTGCCCTGGAAGTGGCAGCAGGCCACCACCGAGGGCGGTCAGACGATCGGTCTCGGCACCGATGTCGGCCCGATGGCCATCTGCTACCGCAAGGACCTGTTCCAGGCGGCCGGTCTGCCCACCGACCGCGAGGAGGTCGCCAAGCTGTGGGCGGGCGACTGGGCGAAGCTGGTCGAGACCGGCAAGCGGTTCAAGTCGAAGGCCCCCGAGGGCACCACCTTCATGGACTCGCCCGGCGGTCTGCTCAACGCGATCATCGCCAGTGAGAAGGAGCGGTACTACAACGCCTCCGGCGACGTCATCTACAAGTCGAACCCGGCCGTGAAGGCCGCCTTCGACCTGACGGCGGAGGCCGGCGAGGAGGGACTGGTCGGCAACCAGACACAGTTCCAGCCGGCTTGGGACACCACCATCGCCAACGGCAAGTTCGCCGCGATGTCCTGCCCGCCGTGGATGCTCGGCTACATCGAGAGCAAGTCCAAGCCCGAGAACGCCGGCAAGTGGGACGTGGCCGCGCCGCCGAAGGCCGGCAACTGGGGTGGTTCCTTCCTCGCCGTGCCCAAGTCGGGCAAGAACGCCGAGGAGGCCGCGAAGCTCGCCGCCTGGCTGACCGCGCCCGAGCAGCAGGCCAAGCTGTTCGCCAAGCGAGGCAGCTTCCCGAGCGCGCAGACGGCGTACGACCTGCCGCTGGTGACGGGTGCGAAGAACAAGATGACGGGTGACGCCCCGATCGGCCAGATCTTCGCTCCGCTCGCCAAGGAGAGCCCGATCCAGGTGATCGGCCCGAAGGACCAGATCATCCAGCAGGGTCTGTCGGACAACGGTGTGGCGCTGGTGACCCAGGGCAAGTCGCCCAAGGAGGCCTGGGACAACGCCGTGAAGACCATCGACAACAACCTGGAGAAGTGACCGGTATGGCCACCCGGCACGACACCGCCGCCGCGCCCCCCGTCAAGGAGGGGGGCGCGGCCCCGGCCCGTCCGCCCGTCGAGGCGGTGCCTCCGCAGGAGGCGAAGAGGCGTGCCAGGCTCTCCCGGCGCTGGCAGCGGGACGTGCGCTGGAGCCCGTACGCCTTCGTCTCGCCGTTCTTCCTGCTGTTCGCCGCGTTCGGCCTGTTCCCGCTGATCTACACGGCGTGGGCCTCGCTGCACACCGTGGAACTGACCGCGCCCACCGACATGGAGTGGGCCGGCCTCAAGAACTACGCGCGGATCTTCGACGACGACTTCTACTGGAACGCGGCGAAGAACACCCTGACCATCGGGATCATCTCCACCGTCCCGCAGTTGATGATGGCGCTGGGCATCGCCCACATCCTCAACTACCGGCTGCGCGCCTCGACCTTCTACCGGGTCGCGATGCTCGCGCCGTACGCGACCTCGATCGCCTCGGCCTCCCTGCTCTTCGTGCTGCTCTTCGGCCGCGACTACGGGATGATCAACTGGGCGCTGAGCTCGGTCGGGATCGACCACATCGACTGGCAGAACGAGAAGTGGCCCTCGCAGTTCGCCGTCTCCTCGATCGTGATCTGGCGGTGGACCGGCTACAACGCGCTGATCTATCTGGCCGCGATGCAGGCGATCCCGCAGGATCTGTACGAGTCGGCGGCCCTGGACGGGGCCAGCCGCTGGAAGCAGTTCATCCATGTGACGCTGCCCTCGCTGCGCCCGACGATCCTGTTCACCGTGGTCGTCTCGACCATCGGCGCCTCGCAGCTCTTCGGTGAGCCTCTGCTGTTCAACGCCAACAAGGGCGCGTCCGGCGGTTCCCAGCACCAGTTCCAGACGCTCGGCCTGTACATGTACGAGCAGGGCTGGGTGAACCAGCACCTGGGCCGCGCCTCCGCGATCGCCTGGACGATGTTCCTGATCCTGATCGTGATCGGCATCGTCAACTACGTCATCTCGCGCCGGTTGCGCGCCAGTAGTTAGGAGAACCGGCCGTGACGACGACATTGACGAAACCCCCGGCGGACGCGGAGTCCAAGCCTCCGAAGCGTTCGCGCGGGCTGAAGGCGGCACGGGCGGGCGGGCACATGCACGCCGGTCCGGTGGCGTACATCATCCTCGGCGTGTTCACCGTCGTATCGCTGTTCCCGCTGGTGTGGACGGCGATCGCCGCTTCGCGCGACAACCAGCGCCTGGCGCAGACGCCGCCGCCGTTCTGGTTCGGCGGCGGGCTGTTCGACAAGCTCGAACTCGCCTGGACGGACGCCAATCTGGGTGAGGCGTTCTTCAACACCACGATCGTGGCGGGCGTTTCGTCACTGACCATCGTGTTCCTGTCGACGATCGCCGGATTCGCCTTCGCCAAGCTGAAGTTCCGGGGCCGGGGCGCCCTGATGCTGATCGTGATCGGCACCATGATGGTGCCGCCGCAGCTCCAGGTCGTCCCGCTGTACATGATGGTCGCCGAGCTGGACTGGACCGACCAGCTCCAGGCGGTGATCCTGCCGTCGCTGGTGAGCGCGTTCGGTGTGTTCTTCATGCGGCAGTACCTGCTCCAGGCCCTGCCCGACGAGATCATCGAGGCGGCCCGGGTGGACGGCGCGAGCAGTTGGCGCGTGGTGTGGCACGTGGTGTTCCCGACCGCGCGTCCGGCGATGGCCGTCCTCGGCATGCTGATGTTCGTGCAGACCTGGAACGACTTCCTGTGGCCCTTCCTGGTGCTCACCCAGACCGGCAGCCCGACCGTGCAGGTGGCGGTCGCGGGTCTGGGCAGCGGTTACACGCCCGACCAGTCCCTGATCATGGCGGGCGCGCTGCTGGGCACGCTGCCGTTGCTGATCGTCTTCGCGATCTTCGGCAAGCAGATCGTGGGCGGCATCATGCAGGGCGCCGTCAAGGGCTGAGCCCGTTTCTCACGGGGGCCGAGCCACCGCCGCCTCGGCCCCTGTCTCCCCCCTCCCCATCCACCCGTCGGTCTTCACGACCACCTATGGGAGCGCTTCCATGCCTGAGTCCGAATCGCCGGTGACGCCGGTGACGTTTCCCCCCGCCTTCCTCTGGGGCGCCGCGACCTCCGCCTACCAGATCGAGGGGGCGGTGCGGGAGGACGGCCGTACGCCCTCCATCTGGGACACCTTCAGCCATACGCCGGGCCGGACGGCGGGCGGTGAGCACGGTGACATCGCTGTCGACCACTACCACCGGTACCGCGACGACGTGCGGATGATGGCGGACCTGGGCCTGAACGCGTACCGCTTCTCGATCTCCTGGTCGCGGGTGCAGCCGACCGGGCGGGGCCCGGCGGTCCAGCGCGGCCTGGACTTCTACCGCCGTCTCGTCGACGAGCTGCTGTCCGTGGGGATCAAGCCCGCGGCCACCCTGTACCACTGGGACCTGCCGCAGGAACTGGAGGACGCGGGCGGCTGGCCGGAGCGCGACACGGCGTACCGGTTCGCCGAGTACGCGCAGATCGTCGGGGAGGCGCTCGGCGACCGGGTGGAGCAGTGGATCACGCTCAACGAGCCGTGGTGCAGCGCCTTCCTGGGCTACGCCTCGGGTGTCCACGCGCCCGGCCGTACGGACCCGGCGGCCTCCCTGAAGGCCGCGCACCACCTGAACCTGGCGCACGGTCTGGGCACCACCGCCCTGCGTTCGGTGATGCCGGCCCGCAACTCGGTGGCGGTGAGCCTGAACTCCTCGGTGGTCAGGCCGCTCTCGCCGGACCCGGCGGACCTGGCGGCGGTGCGGAAGATCGACGACCTGGCCAACGGGGTCTTCCACGGTCCGATCCTGCACGGGGCGTACCCGCAGACGCTGTTCGCCGCGACGGAGCTGCTCACGGACTGGTCCTACGTCCTGGACGGCGACCTGGAGGCCATCAACCAGCCGCTGGACGCGCTCGGCCTCAACTACTACACGCCGACGCTCGTCTCGGCGGCGGACCCGCACGCGGACGGCCCGCGCGCCGACGGCCACGGCTCCAGCGAGGCCTCCCCCTGGCCGGGCGCGGACGACGTCGCCTTCCACCAGACGCCGGGCGAGCGCACGGAGATGGGCTGGACGATCGACCCGACGGGCCTTCACGACCTGATCATGCGCTACGCCAGGGAGGCCCCGGGCCTGCCCCTCTACGTCACCGAGAACGGCGCGGCCTACGACGACAAGCCCGACCCCGACGGCCGCGTCCACGACCCGGAGCGGATCGCCTACCTGCACGGCCACCTCAGGGCGGTGCGCCGCGCCATCGCGGAGGGCGCGGACGTCCGCGGCTACTTCCTGTGGTCCCTGATGGACAACTTCGAGTGGGCCTACGGCTACGGCAAGCGGTTCGGCGCGGTCTACGTCGACTACACCACCCTCGACCGCACCCCCAAGTCCAGCGCCCACTGGTACGCCCAGGCGGCCCGCACGGGAACGCTCCCGCCGGTCCACACGGAGCTGCCGCCGCTGGCCACGACCGACTGACCACCTCCGAGGGGGATCCGGGGGACGGGGCGCGGCACGCCGAGGGGACGTGCCGCGCCCCGGCTACTTCGGTGTCCTGGGCGGGGCCATGGCCGCACCGCGCCGACGGCGCCGCATGGTCGCCCGGTGTCCTCGTCGGGCGGGCGCGTGCTCACGCCCGTCCAGCTGGATCCAGATCCGCACCTCCGTGCCGCCGAGGACGGAGGAGCCGAGGCGGACGTCGCCGCCCGTGGACTCGGCGAGGCGGCGGACGATGTCGAGGCCGAGGCCGGTCGAGCCGGTGGTGCCGGAGCCGCGGCCGCGGGCCATCGCCGCCGCCGGGTCGGGGATGCCGGGGCCTGCGTCGGACACCAGGACGATGACCGCGTCCTCGCCGTTGTGCAGGTCGACGGCGAAGGCGGTGCCCTCGGCGGTGTGCCGGAAGACATTGCCGAGGAGGGCGTCGAGGGCGGCGGCCAGGTCGGCGCGGGCGACGGGTATGCGCACCGGGCGGTCGGCGCCGGCCATCCGCCACTTGCGGCCCTCGTCCTCGGCCAGCGCCGACCAGAACGCCATCCGCTCGCGGACCACCTCGGCCGCGTCGCACCCGGCGCCCGGTCCGGCCGCGGCGGTCCGCGGTCTGGCGTCCCGGGCGGTACGGATGATCGCGTCGACCTCGCGCTCCAGCTGGGCGACCGCCTCCCGGGTCTGCTCGGCGGCGGGACCGTCCCCGAGCGAGGCCGCGTTCAGCCGCAGCACGGTCAGCGGGGTGCGCAGCCGGTGAGACAGGTCGGCCGCCAACTCCCGTTCGTTCGCCAGGAGTTGTACGACCTGGTCGGCCATGGAGTTGAACGCGACCGCCGCCAGCCGCAGTTCCGTCGGCCCGTCCTCGGGCACCCGCGCGCCCAGCCGCCCCTCTCCCAGTTCGTGCGCGCCCTCGACCAGCCGCCGGGCCGGCCGGACCATCCGTACGCCCAGCCGGTCGGCGACCGCGACCGAGCCGACGACCAGCGCGGCCCCGACCGCGGCGAGCACCGCCCAGGCGGTGGCGACGCCGTTGGTGACCTCGGACTCGGGCACGAAGACCTCGACGACGGCGATCTCGCCGGAGCTCAGCGCGACCGGCTGGAGCAGGGTGGAGCCGCCGGACACCTCGGTGGTGGAGGCCCGGCCGAGCCGGCGCACGGTCGCGATGTCCGCGTCGGCGGCGCGCTGCCGTCCCAGGTCCACGGCCTTCGTGTCGTCGCCGGCCGGTAGGTGCACGGCCATCCCGGCGTCCGAGCCCGCCGAGGCGACGACCCGTTCGAGCTGGTCGCGGTCGGTGGTGATGGACAGCGCCGGGGCGACCGCGGCGGCCTCCCGCTCGGCGCCCGAGAAGGCACGGTCCCTGGCCATCTCCTTGATGACGAGCCCGAGCGGGATCGCGAAGGCCACCACGACCATGGTGGTGACCGCCAGGCAGACCTTGACCAGGGCCCACCTCATGGGGCCGGCTCCGCTCCCGACGGATCCGGCACGGGCGGCTCCAGCTTCACGCCGACACCGCGCAGCGTGTGCAGATAGCGGGGCCGTGCGGCCGTCTCGCCGAGCTTGCGGCGCAGCCAGGACAGGTGGACGTCGATGGTCTGGTCGTCGCCGTAGGACTGCTGCCACACCTCGGCGAGCAGCTCTCTGCGCGGGACGACGACACCGGGGCGGCCGGCCAGGAAGGCGAGCAGGTCGAACTCGCGGCGGGTGAGGTCCAGTCGTACGCCGTCCAGTGCGGCCTGTCGGCGCAGGGGGTCCACGGTCAGGCCGCCGACGCGGAGCACGGAGTCCGAGGCGGCCTCGCCGACGGCGGTGCGGGACCGGCGCAGGACGGCCGCCATGCGTGCCGACAGGTGCTCGACGGAGAAGGGCTTGGTCAGGTAGTCGTCCGCTCCCGCGTTCAGCAGGCGGACGATCTCCGTCTCGTCGTCGCGGGCGGTGGCGATGATGACGGGCACGTCGGTGATGCCGCGCAGCATCTTCAGCGCCTCGGCCCCGTCCAGATCGGGCAGACCGAGGTCCAGGATCACCACGTCGAAACGGAGGTGGGCGACCTCGCGCAGCGCCTCCAGTGCCGTCCCGACGCTGCGCACGGTGTGCGAGGCGTCGGTCAGGTGCCGGATGAGCGCCGAGCGTACGAACTGGTCGTCCTCGACCACGAGCACACTTGCCATGCGCCGCACCGTACGCCATGCGGGAGAGCCGCATCCGGGGCCTGTGGACAACTTCGTCCCTGTGGACAGAGGCACGACACCCGTGGGACGCGTGAGGCAGTATGGCCCGCGATGCGCAGAGGACTCGTACACCTACTGGCCTGGCTGCTCGCCACGGGCGCGGCGGTCACGCTGTCGTGGTGGGGCGTCCACACGGTGATGACGGGCACGGCGTACGACCCGCCACGCGCCCTGCCCATCACGGCGGCCGACGCGACCACGCAGGAGTCGAAGCCACTGCCGTCGCCGACGCCCCGGCCGACCCCGTCGGCCACCCCCTCCGCGAGCCCCAGCCGGAAGCCCACAGCCACAGCCACCCCCTCCCCCACGGCGTCGGGCCAGGTCAAGAGCTACGACACCGACGGCGGACGCGCGGTCTTCGACCTCGGCAGGACCTCCGCGACGCTCGTGTCGGCGACGCCCGGCACCGGCTGGTCGATGCAGGTGTGGAAGACCGAGTCGTGGATCCGGGTGGAGTTCAGTTCGGGCGCGGACCGGGTGTCGGTGTTCTGCACCTGGCACGACGGGCCGCCGCGCGTGGAGATCGGCACCTACTGAGTCACCGGAAGACGGACGGGGGCGGGGCCGGTGAGGCGACCGCCGCCGCGTCCGTCACGGGTACGGCTCCGCCCGTGAAGTCGGTGAGCTGCCTGCCGTGTTCGACGCGGCCCGGGTGCGGGTCGGAGGCTGCGCGGCGGGTGAGTTCGGCGACGGGGAGCGGCCGGTCGGAGGCGACGAGCACCGCGTTGCCGAAGCGCTTGCCCCGCAGGACGGTCGGGTCGGCGATGAGCGCAAGCTCCTGGAAGCGGGCCGCCGCGGTGGCGATCTGGCCGCGCAGATGGGCCAGCGGCGGGCCGTCGGCGAGGTTGGCGGCGTAGCAGCCGCCCGGCTTCAGCGCCCGGCGGACCTCGTCGAGGAACTCGGTGGAGGTGAGGTGGGCGGGGGTGCGGGCCCCGCTGAACACGTCGGCTATGACGAGGTCGGCCCAGCCGTCGGGCACCTTGGTGAGGCCCTCACGGGCGTCGACGGAACGGACCCGGATCCGGGCACCCGGGTCCAACGGCAGCTGCCTGCGGACCAGTTGGACGAGTGCCGCGTCGCGCTCGACGACCTGCTGGGTGGAGCGCGGACGGGTCGCGGCGAGGTACCGGGCGAGGGTCAGCGCACCGCCCCCGAGGTGCACGGCCTGCACGGGTCTGCCGGGCGGGGCCACCAGGTCGATGACATGGCCGAGCCGCCGCTGGTACTCGAACGAGAGATACGCCGGGTCGTCGAGGTCCACGTGCGACTGCGGGGCCCCGTCGACCAGGAGCGTCCAGGCCCTGGCCCGGTCCCGGTCGGGCATCAGCTCGGCGAGCCCGCCGTCGACCGGTTCGACGACGGCCTCGGCAGCCGCCTGCCGCCGCCCGCTCCTGGACTTTCCCATGGCGCCATTATCCGGCGCCGCGAGGAGGTCGGCCCAGCGAGGGGGGTCAGCGGCAGTTGTCGGCCGC
Proteins encoded in this region:
- a CDS encoding response regulator transcription factor encodes the protein MASVLVVEDDQFVRSALIRHLTDASHTVRSVGTALEALREVAHLRFDVVILDLGLPDLDGAEALKMLRGITDVPVIIATARDDETEIVRLLNAGADDYLTKPFSVEHLSARMAAVLRRSRTAVGEAASDSVLRVGGLTVDPLRRQAALDGVRLDLTRREFDLLAFLAGRPGVVVPRRELLAEVWQQSYGDDQTIDVHLSWLRRKLGETAARPRYLHTLRGVGVKLEPPVPDPSGAEPAP
- a CDS encoding spermidine synthase, translating into MGKSRSGRRQAAAEAVVEPVDGGLAELMPDRDRARAWTLLVDGAPQSHVDLDDPAYLSFEYQRRLGHVIDLVAPPGRPVQAVHLGGGALTLARYLAATRPRSTQQVVERDAALVQLVRRQLPLDPGARIRVRSVDAREGLTKVPDGWADLVIADVFSGARTPAHLTSTEFLDEVRRALKPGGCYAANLADGPPLAHLRGQIATAAARFQELALIADPTVLRGKRFGNAVLVASDRPLPVAELTRRAASDPHPGRVEHGRQLTDFTGGAVPVTDAAAVASPAPPPSVFR
- a CDS encoding GH1 family beta-glucosidase; this translates as MPESESPVTPVTFPPAFLWGAATSAYQIEGAVREDGRTPSIWDTFSHTPGRTAGGEHGDIAVDHYHRYRDDVRMMADLGLNAYRFSISWSRVQPTGRGPAVQRGLDFYRRLVDELLSVGIKPAATLYHWDLPQELEDAGGWPERDTAYRFAEYAQIVGEALGDRVEQWITLNEPWCSAFLGYASGVHAPGRTDPAASLKAAHHLNLAHGLGTTALRSVMPARNSVAVSLNSSVVRPLSPDPADLAAVRKIDDLANGVFHGPILHGAYPQTLFAATELLTDWSYVLDGDLEAINQPLDALGLNYYTPTLVSAADPHADGPRADGHGSSEASPWPGADDVAFHQTPGERTEMGWTIDPTGLHDLIMRYAREAPGLPLYVTENGAAYDDKPDPDGRVHDPERIAYLHGHLRAVRRAIAEGADVRGYFLWSLMDNFEWAYGYGKRFGAVYVDYTTLDRTPKSSAHWYAQAARTGTLPPVHTELPPLATTD
- a CDS encoding carbohydrate ABC transporter permease produces the protein MTTTLTKPPADAESKPPKRSRGLKAARAGGHMHAGPVAYIILGVFTVVSLFPLVWTAIAASRDNQRLAQTPPPFWFGGGLFDKLELAWTDANLGEAFFNTTIVAGVSSLTIVFLSTIAGFAFAKLKFRGRGALMLIVIGTMMVPPQLQVVPLYMMVAELDWTDQLQAVILPSLVSAFGVFFMRQYLLQALPDEIIEAARVDGASSWRVVWHVVFPTARPAMAVLGMLMFVQTWNDFLWPFLVLTQTGSPTVQVAVAGLGSGYTPDQSLIMAGALLGTLPLLIVFAIFGKQIVGGIMQGAVKG
- a CDS encoding sensor histidine kinase; translated protein: MRWALVKVCLAVTTMVVVAFAIPLGLVIKEMARDRAFSGAEREAAAVAPALSITTDRDQLERVVASAGSDAGMAVHLPAGDDTKAVDLGRQRAADADIATVRRLGRASTTEVSGGSTLLQPVALSSGEIAVVEVFVPESEVTNGVATAWAVLAAVGAALVVGSVAVADRLGVRMVRPARRLVEGAHELGEGRLGARVPEDGPTELRLAAVAFNSMADQVVQLLANERELAADLSHRLRTPLTVLRLNAASLGDGPAAEQTREAVAQLEREVDAIIRTARDARPRTAAAGPGAGCDAAEVVRERMAFWSALAEDEGRKWRMAGADRPVRIPVARADLAAALDALLGNVFRHTAEGTAFAVDLHNGEDAVIVLVSDAGPGIPDPAAAMARGRGSGTTGSTGLGLDIVRRLAESTGGDVRLGSSVLGGTEVRIWIQLDGREHAPARRGHRATMRRRRRGAAMAPPRTPK
- a CDS encoding ABC transporter substrate-binding protein; its protein translation is MRARTRSARRVVVLAAVASLGTGLLAGCADDGKDEDSSSQGGGGGKTKISLGLFGSFGFEEAGLYAEYEKLNPKIDVQQTVIERNENYYPPLVNHLTTDSGLQDIQGVEVGNINEVANNYADKLVDLSKYGKESDYLPWKWQQATTEGGQTIGLGTDVGPMAICYRKDLFQAAGLPTDREEVAKLWAGDWAKLVETGKRFKSKAPEGTTFMDSPGGLLNAIIASEKERYYNASGDVIYKSNPAVKAAFDLTAEAGEEGLVGNQTQFQPAWDTTIANGKFAAMSCPPWMLGYIESKSKPENAGKWDVAAPPKAGNWGGSFLAVPKSGKNAEEAAKLAAWLTAPEQQAKLFAKRGSFPSAQTAYDLPLVTGAKNKMTGDAPIGQIFAPLAKESPIQVIGPKDQIIQQGLSDNGVALVTQGKSPKEAWDNAVKTIDNNLEK
- a CDS encoding carbohydrate ABC transporter permease, with the translated sequence MATRHDTAAAPPVKEGGAAPARPPVEAVPPQEAKRRARLSRRWQRDVRWSPYAFVSPFFLLFAAFGLFPLIYTAWASLHTVELTAPTDMEWAGLKNYARIFDDDFYWNAAKNTLTIGIISTVPQLMMALGIAHILNYRLRASTFYRVAMLAPYATSIASASLLFVLLFGRDYGMINWALSSVGIDHIDWQNEKWPSQFAVSSIVIWRWTGYNALIYLAAMQAIPQDLYESAALDGASRWKQFIHVTLPSLRPTILFTVVVSTIGASQLFGEPLLFNANKGASGGSQHQFQTLGLYMYEQGWVNQHLGRASAIAWTMFLILIVIGIVNYVISRRLRASS